In a single window of the Saccharothrix australiensis genome:
- a CDS encoding molybdopterin-dependent oxidoreductase, whose amino-acid sequence MKASFGKRGTGPVAPLSRWSATAVGLVSVAAALAAGHLVAALTDPFASPFLAVGDTAVDLTPHAVKDFAIRAFGEHDKAALLAGMAAVVAGAAVVAGLLSRRGPLPGTLVAVALGLVGVAAVLARPTSDAFAALAPSAGLVVGVAVFRWLHRLAPRHRNGPPAGKAAHEQTTVDGPATGRAVAGADRRRFLVASGAVALGAGAAAVGGRLGGGRADVEATRRSLRAVPDVGAPPIPPGADFAADGTPAFITPNADFYRVDTALSVPVVRVRDWRLRVHGMVDRELVLTYDDLLDRELVERTISLCCVSNEVGGPYISTADFIGVRLHDVLADAGIRPGADQLATRSVDGWTCGTPVEAVLRPDSGALLAIGMNGEPLPVEHGFPVRMVVPGLYGFASATKWLVDAELTTFAAFDAYWVQRGWARHAPVKTMSRVDRPRAFQQVPAGRFVAAGVAWAQRRGVDRVEVRLDGGPWRAATLSREVGVDTWRMWRAELDLPAGSHTLEVRATDRTGHTQTADRAEPVPDGATGWHTIVFTARP is encoded by the coding sequence GTGAAAGCATCCTTCGGCAAGCGGGGAACCGGGCCGGTGGCGCCGCTGTCGCGGTGGTCGGCCACCGCGGTCGGCCTGGTCTCGGTCGCCGCCGCGCTGGCGGCGGGACACCTCGTCGCCGCGCTGACCGACCCGTTCGCCTCGCCCTTCCTCGCCGTCGGCGACACCGCCGTCGACCTGACGCCGCACGCCGTGAAGGACTTCGCGATCCGAGCCTTCGGCGAGCACGACAAAGCGGCCCTCCTGGCGGGCATGGCGGCCGTCGTCGCCGGCGCGGCGGTGGTCGCGGGGCTGCTGTCCCGACGCGGCCCGCTCCCCGGCACGCTGGTGGCGGTGGCGCTCGGCCTGGTCGGCGTCGCGGCCGTGCTCGCCCGGCCCACCTCCGACGCGTTCGCCGCACTGGCCCCGTCGGCCGGGCTGGTCGTCGGCGTCGCCGTCTTCCGGTGGCTGCACCGGCTCGCACCTCGCCACCGGAACGGGCCGCCCGCCGGGAAGGCCGCGCATGAACAGACCACTGTGGACGGACCCGCCACCGGGCGGGCGGTCGCGGGCGCGGACCGCCGTCGGTTCCTGGTCGCCTCCGGCGCGGTCGCGCTGGGAGCGGGCGCGGCGGCGGTCGGCGGGCGCCTCGGCGGCGGTCGGGCCGACGTGGAGGCGACCCGCCGGTCCCTGCGCGCCGTCCCCGACGTGGGTGCGCCGCCCATCCCGCCGGGCGCGGACTTCGCCGCCGACGGGACGCCCGCGTTCATCACCCCGAACGCGGACTTCTACCGGGTCGACACGGCGCTGTCGGTGCCCGTGGTCCGGGTCCGGGACTGGCGGTTGCGCGTCCACGGCATGGTCGACCGCGAACTCGTGCTCACCTACGACGACCTGCTCGACCGCGAACTGGTGGAGCGGACGATCAGCCTGTGCTGCGTGTCCAACGAGGTCGGCGGCCCCTACATCTCCACCGCCGACTTCATCGGCGTCCGCCTCCACGACGTCCTCGCCGATGCGGGTATCCGGCCGGGCGCGGACCAGCTCGCCACCCGCAGCGTCGACGGCTGGACCTGCGGCACACCGGTCGAGGCCGTCCTGCGACCCGACAGCGGCGCGCTGCTCGCGATCGGCATGAACGGCGAGCCGCTGCCCGTCGAGCACGGGTTCCCGGTGCGCATGGTGGTGCCGGGCCTGTACGGGTTCGCCTCGGCGACCAAGTGGTTGGTCGACGCCGAACTCACCACCTTCGCCGCGTTCGACGCCTACTGGGTCCAACGCGGCTGGGCACGGCACGCGCCGGTCAAGACCATGTCGCGCGTCGACCGGCCACGGGCCTTCCAACAGGTGCCCGCCGGGCGGTTCGTCGCCGCCGGTGTCGCCTGGGCGCAGCGCAGGGGCGTCGACCGGGTCGAGGTGCGCCTCGACGGCGGCCCCTGGCGGGCGGCGACCCTGAGCCGGGAGGTCGGCGTCGACACCTGGCGCATGTGGCGGGCCGAACTCGACCTCCCGGCCGGTTCCCACACCCTGGAGGTCCGGGCGACGGACCGGACCGGGCACACCCAGACCGCCGACCGCGCCGAACCGGTCCCCGACGGCGCGACCGGGTGGCACACGATCGTCTTCACCGCCCGGCCCTGA